From one Lotus japonicus ecotype B-129 chromosome 3, LjGifu_v1.2 genomic stretch:
- the LOC130749812 gene encoding pentatricopeptide repeat-containing protein At1g62914, mitochondrial-like produces MLVLRSKVHQCLSRLYSSASSSLIMVDETPQVHANSEFNLSSVSPVPETNRELFHVVVRVIKSLNWKIAREKKFGSWVETHGFSHSVNYFRIIIHTFAMAGMHLEVFALLRDIVGYCKCDDSFEQFSTLLDLPHHSVLVFNVLIKVFASNSMLEHAHQVFVSAKNVGLELHIRSCNFLLKCLVEANRAVFVRFFFVELMETGPLPNIHTYTIMMSCGDIRLAAEILGKIYRSGGNPTVVTYGTYIRGLCECGYVDVAHKLVRKLHCKLHPLNSHCFNAVIHGFCQRGAVNEALEVLEEMKSSRTFPDVYSYNMLLNAFCKKGDVEKGLELMKEMELCQIKPSIVNYTSLILLCKNKLKGQQLYDKSLEVYNSMLQNAIRPNTIICNHILRVHCREGQFREALTLLEDFHEQGINLNQYSYNEIIHMICKESYPKMALELMPRMLKRNVLPGVVNYSTLISGFAKEQSNFEMVERLFTRLVKAGITFNTKTYTTLISIHGRTRKRHKAYCRFGEMIQSCLCPDEVSYTALIAVFCNIREMNVACALFQEMSRIGCLPNLYTYTCLIDGFCKIDYIDLATQLFDEMKRKGIFPDVVTYTVLIAWYHKHGRIGEKNKLFGEMKANCILLDDGIKKLQDPKLVQFMN; encoded by the coding sequence ATGCTGGTACTCCGCAGCAAAGTGCACCAATGCTTGTCTAGACTCTATTCCTCTGCATCTTCATCACTGATAATGGTAGATGAAACTCCACAAGTTCATGCCAATTCTGAGTTCAACTTGTCTTCTGTGTCTCCAGTTCCTGAGACCAACAGGGAACTGTTTCATGTAGTGGTTAGGGTGATTAAGTCCTTGAATTGGAAGATtgctagagaaaaaaaatttggtAGTTGGGTTGAGACTCATGGATTTTCTCATTCAGTTAATTACTTTAGAATCATCATTCACACGTTTGCTATGGCTGGTATGCACTTGGAAGTGTTTGCTTTGCTTAGAGATATTGTTGGATACTGCAAGTGTGACGACTCGTTCGAACAGTTTTCGACTTTGTTGGATTTACCCCATCATTCTGTTCTTGTGTTTAATGTGCTTATCAAAGTGTTTGCTTCTAACTCTATGCTTGAGCATGCCCACCAAGTGTTTGTTAGCGCGAAGAATGTTGGGCTTGAACTTCATATAAGGTCTTGCAATTTCTTGTTGAAATGCTTGGTAGAAGCGAATAGAGCGGTGTTTGTTAGGTTTTTCTTTGTGGAATTGATGGAAACCGGTCCGTTGCCAAATATCCACACCTATACTATCATGATGAGTTGTGGAGATATTAGACTGGCTGCTGAGATTTTAGGAAAAATATATAGGAGTGGGGGAAACCCGACTGTTGTCACGTATGGTACTTATATTCGTGGACTTTGTGAATGTGGTTATGTTGATGTTGCTCACAAGTTAGTTCGTAAATTGCACTGCAAACTCCATCCTCTAAATAGTCATTGTTTTAATGCTGTAATTCATGGATTTTGTCAGAGAGGTGCAGTAAATGAAGCGTTGGAAGTTTTGGAAGAAATGAAGAGCTCGCGAACATTTCCTGATGTTTATAGCTACAACATGTTACTTAATGCATTCTGCAAGAAAGGGGATGTTGAGAAAGGTCTTGAGTTGATGAAGGAAATGGAGCTCTGCCAGATAAAACCATCCATTGTTAACTACACTTCCCTCATCCTTCTATGCAAGAATAAGCTGAAGGGTCAACAACTCTATGATAAGTCATTGGAAGTTTATAATAGCATGCTACAAAATGCTATCCGGCCGAATACAATCATTTGCAATCATATTCTTAGGGTACATTGCAGGGAAGGTCAATTTAGAGAAGCTTTGACACTGTTGGAAGATTTTCATGAACAAGGAATTAACCTCAACCAATATTCATATAATGAAATCATCCACATGATTTGCAAAGAAAGCTATCCAAAAATGGCACTGGAGCTCATGCCAAGAATGCTTAAAAGGAATGTACTTCCGGGAGTTGTTAATTATAGTACTCTTATATCTGGCTTTGCAAAAGAACAGTCAAATTTTGAAATGGTTGAGAGGTTATTCACAAGGTTGGTAAAAGCAGGGATCACTTTCAACACCAAGACATACACAACTCTTATTAGCATACATGGCCGTACTCGCAAAAGGCACAAAGCATATTGCAGATTTGGGGAAATGATACAAAGTTGTTTGTGTCCAGATGAGGTGTCATATACAGCTTTAATAGCTGTCTTTTGTAATATCAGAGAAATGAACGTTGCCTGTGCATTATTTCAAGAAATGTCAAGGATAGGTTGTTTGCCTAATCTATATACATATACTTGTTTGATTGATGGATTCTGCAAGATAGACTACATAGATTTGGCCACACAGCTGTTTgatgaaatgaaaagaaagggaATTTTTCCAGATGTTGTAACTTACACTGTCCTCATTGCTTGGTACCATAAGCATGGCCGCATAGGTGagaaaaataagttatttgGCGAAATGAAGGCAAATTGTATTTTGCTAGATGATGGGATCAAAAAGTTGCAGGACCCAAAACTTGTGCAATTCATGAACTAG